A genome region from Megalobrama amblycephala isolate DHTTF-2021 linkage group LG16, ASM1881202v1, whole genome shotgun sequence includes the following:
- the LOC125248645 gene encoding gastrula zinc finger protein XlCGF57.1-like isoform X1 → MEFIKVEIEDMSDPEPSRIKHEDIEQQIDWMEMKPQKHELNEVEEEKHSIEIQRTKDNKPYTCPQCGKSFRQKGNLKTHIRVHTGEKPYTCTQCGKSFAGESGLRYHLRIHSGEKPFNCDQCGKNFNSSSNLKQHLNVHSDERPYVCFFCAKSFSRMRHFKLHQKTHNEVRDHVCFECGESFTTSAHLKSHQRIHSAERHYKCSYCDKTFTRSENMKSHERVHTGEKPYYCTRCGKSFKCKTDLKYHLLRHAGEKPFNCDHCGKEFISSSHLKQHLKVHSDERPYVCSLCGKSFSRMNSFKQHLKIHDEVRDHVCLDCGKSFIRADNLKQHQRIHTGEKPYKCSSCDKSFTQSAHLKSHERLHTGEKPYYCTECGKSFKHLSSLHTHMKICCK, encoded by the exons atggagtttattaaagtggagattgaagacatgagtgatccagaaccatccagaataaaacatgaagatatTGAGCAACAAATAG acTGGATGGAGATGAAaccacaaaaacatgaactgaaTGAAGTAGAGGAGGAAAAGCATAGCATCGAaattcaaagaacaaaagataaTAAGCCGTAcacctgccctcagtgtggaaagagtttcagacaaaaaggaaaccttaagaCACACAtaagagttcatactggagagaaaccgtataCATGCactcaatgtggaaagagttttgctGGTGAATCAGGTCTCCGATATCATCTGCGCATTCACTCTGGAGAAAAACCATttaactgtgatcagtgtggtaaaAATTTTAATTCGTCATCAAATCTAAAACAACACCTAAATGTTCATTCAGATGAGAGGCCTTATGTGTGTTTCTTCTGTGCAAAGAGTTTTTCACGGATGCGTCATTTTAAACTGCACCAAAAAACACATAATGAAGTGAGAGATCatgtgtgctttgagtgtggGGAGAGCTTTACTACATCTGCCCATTTAAAAAGTCATCAAAGAATTCATTCTGCAGAAAGACATTACAAGTGCTCATATTGTGACAAGACTTTCACTCGTTCTGAAAACATGAAATCACATGagcgagttcatactggagagaagccttactaCTGTACTCGGTGTGGGAAAAGTTTCAAATGTAAAACTGATCTCAAGTATCATCTGCTCCGTCACGCTGGAGAAAAGCCATTTAACTGTGATCATTGTGGTAAAGAGTTCATTTCATCATCACATCTAAAACAACACCTGAAAGTTCATTCAGATGAGAGGCCTTATGTGTGTTCtctctgtggaaagagtttttcaagGATGAACAGTTTTAAACAGCACCTGAAAATACATGATGAAGTGAGAGATCATGTGTGTTTGGACTGTGGAAAGAGCTTTATTAGAGCTGACAATCTGAAACAGCATcaaagaattcatactggagaaaaaccttacaagtgctcaTCTTGTGACAAGAGTTTCACTCAGTCTGCACACCTGAAATCACATGAGCGacttcatactggagagaagccgtactaCTGTactgagtgtggaaagagtttcaaacaTTTATCAAGCCTTCACACTCATATGAAAATATGTTGCAAGTGA
- the LOC125248635 gene encoding gastrula zinc finger protein XlCGF52.1-like isoform X1 — MEFIKEEIEDMSDPEPSRIKHEDTEQQIDWMEMKPQKHEPNEAEEEKQSITTQRTKAKEPHTCSQCGKSFRQKGNLKIHMRIHTGEKPFTCTQCGKSFSQASGLRNHLQVHSGEKPFNCDQCGKDFNSLSNLKQHLKVHSGERPYVCSLCGKNFLWLRHFKLHQKTHNEVREHVCCECGKSFTTPAHLKNHQRIHTGEKPYKCSYCDKSFARSESLTVHERIHTGEKPHHCSQCGESFKCTRALSYHLLRHSGEKPFNCDHCGKKFISSSHLKQHLKVHSDKKPYVCSFCGKSFSWLKSFKQHQKIHNEVRDQRIHSGEKTQTCSHHVCCDCRKSFTRADYLKQHQRIHTGERPYKCSFCDKSFTQSAHLKSHKRLHTGEKPYYCTQCGESFKHLSSLHNHMKVCCK, encoded by the exons atggagtttattaaagaggagattgaagacatgagtgatccagaaccatccagaataaaacatgaagatactgagcAACAAATAG aCTGGATGGAGATGAAACCGCAAAAACATGAACCGAATGAAGCAGAGGAGGAAAAGCAGAGTATCACAACTCAAAGAACAAAAGCTAAAGAGCCGCAcacctgctctcagtgtggaaagagtttcagacaaaaaggaaaccttaagatacatatgagaattcacactggagaaaaaccgtttacatgcactcagtgtggaaagagtttttctcaAGCATCAGGTCTCAGGAATCATCTGCAGGTTCACTCTGGAGAAAAACCATTcaactgtgatcagtgtggtaaaGATTTTAATTCATTATCAAATCTAAAACAACACCTGAAAGTTCATTCAGGTGAGAGGCCTTATGTGTGTTCACTGTGTGGAAAGAATTTTTTATGGCTGCGTCATTTTAAACTGCACCAGAAAACACACAATGAAGTAAGAGAGCATGTGTGTTGTGaatgtgggaagagctttactacccCTGCCCATTTGAAAAATCAccaaagaattcatactggagaaaaaccttacaagtgctcaTATTGTGACAAGAGTTTTGCTCGTTCTGAAAGCCTGACAGTACATGAgcgaattcatactggagagaagccgcaccACTGTAGTCAGTGTGGAGAGAGTTTCAAATGTACTAGAGCTCTCAGTTATCATCTGCTCCGTCACTCTGGAGAAAAGCCATTTAACTGTGATCATTGTGGTAAAAAGTTTATTTCATCATCGCATTTAAAACAACACCTGAAAGTTCATTCAGATAAGAAGCCTTATGTGTGTTCtttctgtggaaagagtttttcatggCTAAAAAGTTTTAAACAGCACCAGAAAATACATAATGAAGTGAGAGATCAAAGAATTCATTCTGGAGAAAAAACTCAGACATGCTCACATCATGTATGTTGTGATTGTAGGAAAAGCTTTACTAGAGCTGACTATCTGAAACAGCATcaaagaattcatactggagaaagacCTTACAAGTGCTCATTTTGTGACAAGAGTTTCACTCAGTCTGCACACCTGAAATCACATAAGCGacttcatactggagagaaaccgtacTACTGTACTCAGTGTGGAGagagttttaaacatttatcaaGCCTTCACAATCATATGAAAGTATGTTGCAAGTGA